One part of the Microcoleus sp. FACHB-672 genome encodes these proteins:
- a CDS encoding DUF11 domain-containing protein: MGSKSINSSKKTSHQLESKKPANFSTFPISLILAACVAGYCTAPAHAEGSRELVSSGGNRPFLEWTNLPATAGINRRTTLKVYVNAGETINLGSSVPNSFGGGITDIVYRSPLGVVGSCDVQATGFGLIDTLAKEAAGPLPAAGGYTPCTVVATESGIYEVDFHAPFFSATPIGNPTAIGANVPFPTDGSQLQTVAAWDITVTNGGIPIPGGGRVYADYLSLMMGGTGGTETNISPISSRTYIQTQDGYRYLVDLNGLQPFGFIFFANNRGFTDTAGNPLYRSISLLTGSALPGGVGLTPTEKVFLNPPAADLPGSASSPSGNTWLLASPAPPPTPTGFTFTGIEGTPNQTGTTPLGGNFSFNAPSVGTYSIQIDVNQDGDYNDPIDRILAGNAAIGANTIAWDGRDGFGNPVPASVTPYGASITLNAGEVHFPFLDAENNPGGLIIQRQIPGGGNTDTVYYNDTGLTGGTPPNPISALAGVPSSTGAHRYGNASGSQTEFGNNRGIDTWTNLPSAPVALVGGITVAAADLVIAKTDNVTTIAAGSPITYTITVTNNGPSTATGATVTDTIPASITGVNWTCAITAGTGACGTANGTGNAINTTVNLNSGATATYTVTGTVSPTATGTLSNTATVRRPNDTADPVDNDGSGSNNISESATDTTTIGPPSADLAITKTANQTSTTAGSAIAYTITVTNNGTSTVNSVTVTDTIPAGLTNPIYTPSTGTYDPANGAWTGLTLATGQSITLTINATVAANATGTLTNTATVAPPGGVTDPNNTNNQSQDTTEIVPPADLAVTKTVDNPNPTVGQNINYTVTLTNTGPSTATNVAITDQIPAGLTFISATPSQGTYDNTTGLWTVGTLANGASVTLTISATVNTTNPITNTATISASDQPDPDTTDNTGTVTVPQQQADLAVAKTVDTPNPTVGQTINYTVTLTNTGPSTATNVAITDQIPAGLTFISATPSQGTYDNTTGLWTVGTVANGSSVTLTISATVNTTNPITNTATISASDQPDPDTTDNTGTVTVPQQQADLAVAKTVDTPNPTVGQTINYTVTLTNTGPSTATNVAITDQIPAGLTFISATPSQGTYDNTIGLWTVGTVANGSSVTLTISATVNTTNPITNTATISASDQPDPDTTDNTGTVTVPQQQADLSVAKTVDNPNPGIGQNITYTVTLINTGPANATGVQVTDQIPAGLTFVSVTPSQGTYDNTTGLWNVGNVANGADATLRITATVNTTNVTNTAQVSASDQTDPDPTDNTGTVTVPTQGADLSLGKTVDNANPSVGRNLTYTVTLSNTGPAAATGVQVTDQLPAGLTFVSATPSQGTYNNTTGLWTVGNLANGAGATLRITATVNTTNPITNSAQVTASDQPDPDSTAGNSNPSEDDQASVSISQPVADLSLAKTVDNANPSVGQTIAYTVTLRNTGPANATGVQVTDRIPTGLTFVSATPSQGTYDNTTGLWTVGNVANGAAVTLTIQATLNTVGVVTNTAAITAAEQSDPDSTPGNNAPGEDDQASVSVPAKPNLRLVKRVTQINSTSFNDLVDDPADVNDNAANWPSNYLLGRTDGGRVQPGDEIEYTIYFLSDGSAPAGNVVLCDLVPPNLGFISNAFGAVQGISVFLNGNQQSYTNSADGDGGQFYPAGTLIPPPPGGVSPQPCGDANTNGAVVVNLGNIPTATGSNPANSYGFIRFRARFID; encoded by the coding sequence ATGGGTTCAAAAAGTATTAATTCATCTAAGAAAACAAGTCATCAACTTGAAAGTAAAAAACCTGCTAATTTTTCCACTTTTCCTATTTCCTTAATTTTGGCTGCCTGTGTCGCCGGCTACTGCACAGCGCCGGCTCATGCAGAAGGCAGCCGAGAGTTAGTCTCAAGTGGGGGAAACAGACCCTTTCTAGAGTGGACAAATCTTCCTGCCACCGCCGGCATCAACCGACGGACAACCTTAAAAGTTTACGTCAATGCCGGCGAAACAATTAACCTCGGTTCCAGCGTTCCCAATAGCTTTGGTGGCGGCATCACAGATATTGTCTACCGCAGTCCGTTGGGCGTAGTTGGCTCATGCGACGTTCAAGCGACTGGCTTCGGGTTGATTGATACCCTTGCGAAAGAAGCAGCTGGCCCACTTCCGGCAGCCGGTGGTTACACTCCCTGCACTGTCGTAGCCACTGAAAGTGGAATTTATGAAGTAGACTTTCACGCGCCCTTTTTTAGCGCAACACCCATTGGCAACCCAACCGCAATTGGTGCAAATGTCCCCTTCCCAACAGATGGCTCACAACTTCAAACAGTCGCCGCTTGGGATATCACAGTCACTAATGGAGGGATACCTATTCCAGGAGGGGGGCGAGTTTATGCAGATTACCTGTCGCTAATGATGGGAGGTACCGGCGGGACAGAAACCAACATCAGTCCCATCAGTTCCCGAACCTACATTCAAACACAGGATGGTTATCGCTACCTGGTAGACCTTAATGGTTTGCAACCATTTGGATTCATCTTTTTTGCCAATAATCGAGGCTTTACAGACACAGCCGGCAATCCACTTTATCGCTCGATCTCGCTGCTCACTGGGAGCGCACTTCCCGGTGGAGTTGGCTTAACTCCGACAGAAAAGGTTTTTTTAAACCCACCCGCTGCAGACTTACCCGGATCTGCCAGCTCTCCCAGCGGCAATACATGGCTTCTCGCATCACCGGCACCTCCTCCCACACCAACAGGATTCACATTTACCGGCATTGAAGGAACACCGAATCAAACTGGCACCACTCCTTTGGGAGGTAACTTTAGCTTTAATGCGCCTTCTGTGGGCACTTACAGCATTCAGATAGATGTAAACCAAGATGGGGACTATAACGACCCAATTGATCGGATACTGGCTGGTAATGCCGCAATTGGGGCAAATACAATTGCTTGGGATGGCAGGGATGGCTTTGGAAATCCCGTCCCTGCCAGTGTCACCCCCTACGGTGCCTCGATTACGCTCAATGCAGGTGAAGTGCATTTTCCCTTTTTAGATGCAGAAAATAATCCAGGGGGTTTGATTATCCAACGGCAGATTCCAGGAGGGGGAAACACCGATACCGTGTATTACAACGATACTGGCTTAACCGGCGGCACACCCCCCAACCCGATCAGTGCCTTAGCCGGGGTTCCCAGCAGCACTGGTGCTCACAGGTACGGGAACGCTAGCGGTTCTCAGACAGAATTTGGTAATAACAGGGGGATTGACACTTGGACAAATTTACCCTCCGCACCCGTCGCTCTTGTCGGAGGAATCACAGTCGCAGCAGCTGACCTTGTCATTGCCAAGACCGATAATGTCACCACCATAGCGGCAGGCAGCCCGATTACATATACCATTACGGTGACCAATAATGGACCCAGTACAGCCACCGGCGCGACGGTGACAGACACAATTCCAGCTAGTATTACCGGCGTTAACTGGACCTGCGCGATTACTGCCGGCACCGGCGCTTGTGGGACGGCTAATGGTACAGGAAATGCCATCAACACCACCGTTAATCTTAATAGCGGAGCCACCGCCACCTACACAGTAACCGGAACCGTCTCTCCGACCGCCACCGGCACCTTGAGCAACACTGCCACCGTGCGCCGGCCCAATGATACTGCCGATCCGGTAGACAATGACGGTAGTGGCAGTAATAACATCAGCGAAAGCGCCACCGATACCACCACCATCGGCCCTCCATCCGCTGATTTAGCAATTACGAAAACCGCGAATCAAACCAGCACGACTGCCGGCAGCGCCATCGCTTATACCATTACCGTCACTAACAACGGCACGAGCACCGTTAATAGTGTCACCGTTACGGATACAATTCCTGCCGGTCTGACTAACCCCATCTACACCCCCAGCACCGGCACTTATGACCCAGCAAACGGCGCTTGGACTGGCTTAACTCTGGCAACCGGACAAAGCATTACCCTCACGATCAACGCCACTGTAGCCGCAAATGCCACCGGCACTTTAACCAATACAGCGACTGTCGCACCTCCTGGCGGTGTCACCGATCCGAATAATACGAACAACCAAAGCCAGGATACAACCGAGATCGTTCCACCCGCCGATCTCGCCGTAACCAAAACCGTAGACAATCCCAATCCCACGGTTGGACAAAATATTAATTACACCGTCACCTTAACTAACACCGGCCCTTCAACTGCCACCAATGTTGCGATTACTGACCAAATTCCTGCCGGTTTAACCTTTATCTCGGCAACACCCAGTCAAGGCACTTACGACAATACAACCGGCCTTTGGACTGTAGGGACTCTGGCGAATGGTGCCTCTGTCACCTTAACGATTAGCGCCACGGTTAACACCACGAATCCCATTACAAATACCGCAACCATTTCGGCTTCAGATCAGCCAGATCCAGATACTACAGATAACACCGGCACGGTGACAGTACCGCAACAGCAAGCTGATTTAGCCGTAGCTAAAACCGTAGATACTCCCAATCCCACGGTTGGGCAAACGATTAATTACACCGTCACCTTAACCAACACCGGCCCTTCAACTGCCACCAATGTTGCGATTACTGACCAAATTCCTGCCGGTTTAACCTTTATCTCGGCAACACCCAGTCAAGGCACTTACGACAATACAACCGGCCTTTGGACTGTAGGGACTGTTGCTAATGGTAGTTCTGTCACCTTAACGATTAGCGCCACTGTTAACACCACTAATCCCATTACGAATACCGCAACCATTTCGGCTTCAGATCAGCCAGATCCAGATACTACAGATAACACCGGCACGGTGACAGTACCGCAACAGCAAGCTGATTTAGCCGTAGCTAAAACCGTAGATACTCCCAATCCCACGGTTGGACAAACGATTAATTACACCGTCACCTTAACCAACACCGGCCCTTCAACTGCCACCAATGTTGCGATTACTGACCAAATTCCTGCCGGTTTAACCTTTATCTCGGCAACACCCAGTCAAGGCACTTACGACAATACAATCGGCCTTTGGACTGTAGGGACTGTTGCTAATGGTAGTTCTGTCACCTTAACGATTAGCGCCACTGTTAACACCACTAATCCCATTACGAATACCGCAACCATTTCGGCTTCAGATCAGCCAGATCCAGATACTACAGATAACACCGGCACGGTGACAGTACCGCAACAGCAAGCTGATTTGTCCGTGGCTAAAACGGTAGACAATCCTAATCCGGGAATAGGCCAGAATATCACTTACACCGTTACCTTAATCAACACCGGCCCTGCCAATGCGACAGGAGTGCAAGTCACTGACCAAATACCAGCAGGCTTAACATTTGTCTCCGTAACACCCAGTCAGGGGACTTATGACAATACAACCGGCCTTTGGAATGTGGGCAATGTCGCTAATGGTGCCGATGCTACCCTCAGAATTACTGCCACAGTCAACACAACGAACGTCACCAATACTGCCCAAGTGAGTGCTTCAGATCAGACAGATCCGGATCCGACAGATAACACCGGCACTGTTACAGTACCAACGCAAGGGGCTGATTTATCTCTTGGCAAGACTGTAGACAACGCCAACCCCAGTGTTGGGCGAAATTTGACTTACACGGTAACTCTCAGCAACACCGGCCCTGCTGCGGCTACGGGCGTGCAAGTTACTGACCAGTTGCCAGCCGGCTTAACGTTTGTGTCGGCAACACCGAGTCAGGGAACCTACAATAATACAACCGGCCTTTGGACTGTAGGAAATCTTGCTAATGGTGCCGGTGCCACCCTCAGAATTACTGCCACCGTCAATACGACCAATCCAATTACCAACAGTGCCCAAGTTACCGCCTCAGATCAGCCAGATCCCGACTCGACTGCCGGCAACAGCAATCCTAGTGAAGATGACCAAGCCAGCGTGAGTATATCGCAGCCCGTGGCCGATCTGTCGCTGGCTAAAACGGTGGATAATGCCAATCCATCGGTCGGTCAGACAATTGCTTATACCGTGACTCTTAGGAACACCGGCCCTGCCAATGCGACGGGAGTGCAAGTCACTGACCGAATACCAACCGGCTTAACGTTTGTCTCGGCAACACCGAGTCAGGGAACCTACGACAATACAACCGGCCTTTGGACTGTCGGCAATGTTGCCAATGGTGCCGCTGTCACCTTAACTATTCAGGCGACGCTGAATACGGTGGGGGTGGTGACAAACACTGCTGCCATTACTGCAGCTGAGCAAAGTGATCCAGACTCAACCCCAGGGAACAACGCGCCAGGGGAAGATGACCAAGCCAGCGTGAGTGTGCCGGCAAAACCAAACCTGCGCCTGGTGAAGAGAGTGACCCAAATTAACTCGACAAGCTTTAATGATTTAGTAGACGATCCAGCCGATGTCAATGACAATGCTGCCAACTGGCCTAGCAATTATTTACTAGGAAGAACCGATGGCGGCAGGGTTCAGCCGGGTGATGAAATTGAATATACAATTTACTTTCTCTCGGATGGGTCCGCACCTGCCGGCAATGTCGTTTTGTGTGACTTAGTTCCCCCTAACTTGGGCTTTATTTCCAATGCTTTTGGTGCGGTTCAAGGAATCTCTGTTTTCCTCAATGGTAACCAGCAGTCTTATACCAATAGTGCGGATGGGGATGGAGGTCAATTTTATCCTGCCGGCACCTTAATTCCTCCCCCTCCGGGCGGTGTCTCTCCCCAACCCTGCGGGGATGCAAATACAAATGGGGCTGTGGTTGTAAATTTGGGCAACATTCCTACGGCAACGGGTTCAAATCCTGCGAATTCCTATGGATTTATCCGCTTCCGTGCCCGATTTATTGATTGA
- a CDS encoding pentapeptide repeat-containing protein, with amino-acid sequence MEVRDLLNRYESGERNFAGSDLSGADLKGVTLVGVNLTKANLRGADLSRAVLTKTDLSGTCLNWANLSFVKMSEGKLADADLTKATLTGAYLVKAKLPRAKLSGANLTSVNFAGANLWSVNLCGANLQGVNFRNAKLTGANLSWANLSCARLSGAMLYGTILSGVNLSQAYLNGVDLNGSDLNGINLSEAKLNNANLEGSNLVSANLSEAQLRWASLIGADLTGANLSRASLYKSNLDWTRLNRADLTEADLSEATLMGASIDGAEFAGATLPELTRRYFYLTADGSPTLAVST; translated from the coding sequence ATGGAAGTTCGGGATTTACTCAATCGGTATGAATCTGGAGAAAGGAACTTTGCCGGCTCCGATCTCAGTGGAGCCGATCTCAAAGGAGTCACCCTCGTTGGAGTTAACCTCACCAAAGCTAACCTTAGAGGTGCGGATCTCAGTAGAGCGGTACTCACCAAAACCGATCTCAGTGGCACTTGTTTAAACTGGGCTAACCTGAGTTTTGTCAAAATGAGCGAAGGAAAATTGGCAGATGCAGACCTCACCAAAGCCACCTTAACGGGTGCCTACCTGGTGAAAGCCAAATTACCGAGAGCGAAACTCAGTGGCGCAAACCTCACCAGCGTTAACTTCGCAGGTGCGAATCTTTGGAGTGTCAACCTCTGCGGAGCAAATTTGCAGGGTGTTAACTTTCGGAATGCAAAACTCACGGGAGCTAATTTAAGTTGGGCTAACCTTTCCTGTGCGAGGCTCAGTGGCGCGATGCTTTATGGCACAATTTTAAGCGGCGTGAACCTAAGCCAAGCTTACTTAAACGGCGTTGATCTCAATGGAAGCGATCTCAACGGAATTAACCTGAGTGAAGCTAAACTCAATAACGCAAATCTTGAAGGCTCCAACCTAGTTTCTGCTAATCTTAGCGAAGCTCAGCTGCGTTGGGCTAGCTTAATAGGGGCAGACTTGACAGGTGCCAACCTATCGCGAGCCTCGCTTTATAAATCTAACTTGGATTGGACAAGACTCAACCGGGCGGACTTAACAGAAGCCGACTTAAGCGAAGCCACACTGATGGGCGCTTCCATTGATGGAGCTGAATTTGCCGGCGCAACACTACCGGAGTTGACAAGACGCTACTTCTACTTAACTGCTGATGGTTCTCCAACCCTGGCAGTCTCAACTTAA
- the cutA gene encoding divalent-cation tolerance protein CutA — MEKDSRAPQYGVVMVTAASRNEAEMIAKALIEAHLAACVSLLPVHSIYTWQGEVQSEDEWQLLIKTDLSKFLDLENKVRELHSYEVPEIIALPIIAGSQSYLKWISDNVQSEK, encoded by the coding sequence ATGGAAAAAGATTCTAGGGCACCTCAGTACGGTGTGGTGATGGTGACAGCCGCTTCACGCAATGAAGCAGAAATGATCGCCAAAGCTTTAATAGAAGCGCATCTGGCAGCTTGCGTGAGCTTGCTGCCCGTTCATTCAATTTACACTTGGCAGGGCGAAGTGCAATCAGAGGATGAGTGGCAACTGCTGATTAAAACAGATTTGAGCAAATTTTTAGATTTGGAAAATAAAGTACGAGAACTGCACTCTTATGAGGTGCCAGAAATTATTGCGCTGCCAATTATTGCCGGCTCTCAATCCTATTTAAAATGGATTTCAGATAACGTGCAATCGGAAAAGTAA